ACAttgtacaatttaatttagtgcATTATCaattaaaagataaaatttttcatttccATGAAAttgtaattctaaaattttatgcCGTCACATTATTCTTGTGTCCACTAAGGAACACTGATGTGAAATTAATAGtaattgagataaaaaaaaattaaaaaaatgttaGCATTTTATTAATGAATATAGGAACAATGGACAATATAAAATATCTCATATACTAGtttgatgaaaatgaaaattttaactctTAAGTCATAATGCGCTAAACTATAtgacaaattttttaaaattattcatgatttctaattttataaattGTTAACCTAGTCAAAATAGTTCCACATTCAATTTTcaatattatttttcaatttttaaataacatctttgtttattcatatttttaaagattttttattttattatatttaaattaatattatatattaataattaaatctatctgtattatatataaatgtgggGAGGCAAGAACATTGTCTTTACAAAAAATGCTCTtcatttttcaaattaattataaatatattttattatttaaattaattttaatatttatatagatttaaaattcttaattttagaattaatatgaatttaaaatttttagtcctacttatatttaaattcaattaaatataaaattttataagaagaaattaactaaaataagaaattaattagtgaaaattaaaaatacaattaatCTATAATCCatctaatatataatatataaatgtgtgaAGCGCGAATATTATCTTTGCATGAAATATCcttcattatttatagtatttataattatattttttattatttaatttaattttaaaatttatataaatttaaaatttttagcacttataaatacaattttaattagaactaatatatatacagtaaattaaaaaaagaatttttagatacatggcaaataaaaaaaattaaaataacaaattcACATTTTTGAAGTGGATATTAAAATAATAAGTTCAAATTTAATTAATGGACATTAAAAAATTAtggaaataataaatttataccctTTTTGAAATGGATATTAAATTCTTATcttatttttcaaaaatcttaTCTATGCTATATATAAATGTGAGAAAGGGAGGGGGAAACATTAGCTTTGCCAATAATACCCCCTTCattctttaaattaattataattatatttttattatttaaattaattttaatatttgtataaatttaaaattcttaattttagagttgtaaatttaaaattcttaagtctacttatacttaatttcaattaaatataaaatatataagaagtaattaactaaaataaaaaattaataagtgcAATATAAAAAATACAATTAATCTATAATTAATCTATAAATACTATATATCAATGTGGGAAGGGGGGAGGGGGAACATCAGCTTTGCCTAAAATACCcttcattatttatattatttataattatattttattatttaaattaattttataggttatataaatttaaaatttttaatcctacTTATTTTGCATTATAACAATGAAGTACTAAATTTAATTGGCtacttaaaattaatatattttaaacaaaataagaaaaacctaaaattaaaatacaaggaaaataatagattgaagtttattttataatatgaATCTATTATAATTTGGAAAGTAATATAAATGtattctaaaatattaaattaaaaagagcTAAAAGTTTTGATAAAcggataaatttttttttttcttggtagAAAAATTTTACTAttctttataaataattaaatatttgcaAATTTCTATTTGAATAGAACTCTAAGTCtaaaataaattttcttaaaaaaaaagtctaaaataaaatagaaaaagaaggaattagaaaataaaataaaataaaataggtagaaaatagaatttttttttttacttccctATTTTGCCTAGGAAATCTTTTAAACATAAATTCATCTAgaaaaaatgattaaaataaatcttttttgaattcaaaattttattttgaaaagccATTTACTTTACTATTCAACGAAAATTATTTAAGTTTTGTTGTTAAacggattttatttatttatttattatcatagTTAAtacaaaaaaaggaaaaaaagtttTGTCTTTTTTAATAAAAGATTGTCTACTAATCCATTATACACTATTATTATTTAATACTAAAAATAAATTCTTGTTgtgtaataataattattaaaaattaatgaagacTTAAATTTAATGGATTATTGACGATTAATGtatcttaaataaaataaaaatatcataaaattttaaaaaaaaagaaaataattacaaaaactCTATATATAGTATTTGGTGTTTAGTAGAAATCTCATGTAGTAGTATTTAAAAAGAATTATAAGTATTTGATGTTGGGTATGTATAAGATTGTGGCCAATAAAGTTACACAAATATAATGAAGATGTAGGAGTGATGAATGTTATTTGATGGATAATTACAAAGAAAGGAAGTGTAATCCTAATTAATGTTACTAACTCAAAATTAGAGAACCTGATTAATGTTATTAACTCAAAATTAGAGATGTAATAGGAGTaaggtattttattttattttatttttattaatgacaatggtttttttaataaaacaatGATAATTATTCATGGACTATAAAATGCCCTAGGTTGCCAACTCATTGGGGAATAAGTTGTTATAATGCATCAAATCCATCAAAATCATATAATCCAAAGTACATGTGTAGAGACTAGAGAGAGCCCTAATCCTCAAGTGCTTTTTGTGGGTGGTTggtgtgttgctcaaattttttttaaggaaaaaagGACCTCATGTGTTTAGTTTATTTCTGGTAGTATAATTCAACATTTACCAATAATAATTGTATTTATTTTGCAGGTATCTGAAAAAAAGGTACAAGAAAGTAATTTGATAGCATATAGATATTCATCAAATGGTTCAATGTAGGCATGTGAAGGGGTCTACTTGTTTGCATTCATAAACTTTTTAGAGATCTTCTCTTTTTATTCAACAATGCAATCACTTGAAAGTCTTGTTACTTGTGAACTTCAAGCTATAATTCAAGAAGTTCTAGGGGAAGAGATGCTAGAGAAGAGCGTTATAGAGAAAGGAGTTGGAAGGCCCTAAGAAGCAAGCAAAGAGTACATTGAAGTTAGGTGGCAGAACAGCGAATGGAGGGAGAGATAATGATAGCTTTAATGTAGAGGTTTGGGGTGAGAGTTTGGGAGAGGACCAGTAAGGAAAAGGTCATTAGAATTTCGGCATTTCATATGGTAAAAGTCAAACTTTTCAAATTCTAATGGGAGTGTTGATAAAATTTCTTCAATTGTAAAAATgttgatttaattatttaaaattaaaaaaattggctAAAATGAGCAATCAACTCAAGGTCTAGATTTTTCTGATCAATaacccttaaataaattatattttaatttaatattaatttaataattaattaattattgttactgtgataatattatattatatataaaaaagtaatagaaattattaataaaaaaaaatttcatcatGAGTATAAACGTGTAATGCACATTCTAAATAaactaatatattaaaaaagttgagaaaaaatttaaataatttataatattgtaaaatataaataaaataaaaaatttaagaaaaaaatgttaaaaaaattaaatagtagtcATTTTCCAATAGAAATCtaccttaataaataatattgataTATTTTAATACATAAAATTATTAATACAAGAGGAAAAAAAGTATTATATGACTTTTTAATAAACACAccacattaaaaaaataatttagagataattttttttatttttcatatttttaatatatttttaaagaattctatcaatatatttatttttttaaattatttataatattataaaaatacaaaataaactaaaaaatttaagaaaaaaactttaaagaacaaggaaaaaaaattaaataaaagtcattttctaaaaaaattataCTTTGACTCAATAAACaacataaatataatataaatatattttaaagcataaaatattaatataagagCACAAGTATTATGACTTTTTAAtaaacacataaaaaaaaaagacttctctggatataatttttttttcttttgatctttcattattttttatatatcttaAACTAAATAGAATTTTACcaatatacatcaaaatataatgatattaaattaataaattcaaaataaatataataataaaattttaaatgaatgagTTCGTCTACCGGTTTTGTCattttaaaattacaaaaataaattaataaaatgtttggatttcaattttttaatttatattgtgTTTGAACAATTTTGATAAAAAGGATAGTAGAGTTGTATttggatttttaatttttttattttgatgacTTTCAATGGTAAATTCAGTTAATTAATTGGTTTAATATCTACTTGAAAGATTAAAATTCAtcgaattattttaaattaatttaaatatcatataGAAGGTAGTATATCTTAAAGTATCGATAAATATATTTTGTATGAGGTTAgactaaaaataaatatattgtatAAACtaattggaatttttttttaagatgaaaaagagattatattattttaactttaacaattttatcataattttaaaaatttatattaaagatgtcaaattgataaatttaaacctaatttaataaaacaatagttaaaagatatttttttattaattcttttattatttttaataaaataatatttaaaagttaaaaaataattttaaggtGGAGCTAAAGAGATATGAGAATATAGAATaatttatgaaaagaaaaagaaaaaaaagtaatGAGAGTGAAAAAATATTCTTTAttgtttaaattaataaaataataacacattattataatttgattatttgattaaatgaataaaattaatataaattttaaaattaaaaaataaatgaaaaataattacataaaaagacgtaatttttttattttgtttaaataacGAGTATGTATAACAAGTATCGTACTGTTGAACGCGCAATGAAAGAACTAATGAATTATAAATATAACAtctcataaaaaaatataatctaattaaagaaataataatttttaaattaataaatatcttttatttataaaattaattaaattaatatttatatataattataaataaaaaattataaagtatGTAATACATATACctcaaaattcaagaaaattaaaattaaatgttaATACATGATATTGGATTGTTGTAGATTTAGCCACGGGTTGATTCGGCCCGTGAACCGAACTAAAACCTATCTGGATCAAACATTGGACTGAATTAAGTCAACAGTTCTAGAATCGGCCCTAAACCGAGATTAGGGGGTTAGTTGCGGTTCCCTTCCACTGAAACTTAATTAGAATAAGTTTAGACCTGGCAGTTTCGAACCAGAACCAAcataattccttttttttttttcaattatattgAGTTTATATTTAattccttttaatttttttacattaaaaattaaataaatctgtgtaaaaatttatcataatttaataATATCAATATTCGAATTGAAAACTAAATTTAAATCGAATTACaaccatttcaaattaaaaagtcCGACCCAATTTCAAGCCGAACAATGAAGGACTGCCAAATTACTGATTTGGAATCGAAATCGGCCTTGGCTAGGCCTAGATAGTTGATCTGGACCTATCAATATTTAAATCTTGCATCAGGTGACATGAACTTTCCTTTTTCATCTTTGACAAAaagttattttctttttttattttatacacAGGAAAGTAAAAAAGGATATTTTCTTTCATGGAGAACCACATGACCGCCATGGCAGAAGCCATCTCTAAAATCTAAAAACAATACTTTGATCCAAATATCTAGTTGATAAGGACATAAAtcctacataattaatttagttcgcAGTCGGCTTTACTTTCAACTTGATTGATTATAGTTCTAACTCTGAGACTATTTTTTGATATGGTATTAGAAGTTTTCAGATTAAAACGTCCTATGAGGAAATCCAATTTTGAGAAAGGAGTTGAATTCATCACAGGTGGGAATATAATATAGGAAAATATAGTTTCAGTTGATACGTATGCCCTTGAATTCAAGGAGAATATTATCTCAAAGATGCATGAGTTGGAAAACTTCCTAGAAAATGAATCTAACCTCAAAAAAATATAATCTTACTTTGGTAATATATATCTCAGATTATAAGAGAGAAAGCAAATGAATATATAGATATAtgaattttctttctcaaatTTAGTTCAtcgttaatttaaaatataaatatgtaagactcatatatttaataggtgaGTCTCATTATATATATtgtatcttaaatttataatagatCGAGTCTAAgtaagaatttatatatatatatatatatatatatttgtcttAAGTTTTTTGAACAATATTTCTATCTGTTTATCATACGTATGTATTGTAATATAATGAGGTTAAAATCCTTTATAATAATCTCAATCATAGTGACAAGTGACAGCCAATATAACAGTAATAATAAACTCTAGTTCCAAAATATTGTGTACAAGGTAGATACAAGAATGGATAAGACTCAAATAAGCAAAATAAATGGGAAATTTTTGTATAGaattaatttattatgaatttaaaaattaatatgtataataaaatttatatataaattaaataagttGAACTcatgtatatatttatattttaaatttataataaattaaatctaaTATCTAAGtactaaaaaaaaagaaaagaaaaaaatagggATAAACTAGCCATTTTCAAGAAAGAATAGAAAAAGAAAGTTactaaaaaagaataaaaaagttactaaaaaggaaaaaaaaatccaatGAGAGATGAAAAGAGAAGAAAGTTGAAGTTATTCCAGTATTTATTTCACcacataaaaagtaaaaaaatttaaattattttcttttaaaatttttctcgtataaaagaaaataaaaagaagagaaaaatattaaatttgtGACTCAAAATTTTGATAGGATTTGGAAGATACCTTTTCTCAATTAAAATAGGAGAAATCTTCCTTAATAAAATGCATCATTATTTCTTATATTAGACAGAACTCTTATCATaatgttatttttaaattaagttagattctaaattaaattaaaactaagAGTGATAATACTATAAATAAGAGTGATTGTCGAAAAGTTAATTTGTCTTTTGCCTATTGTAAATAAATGTTTCGGTTTAGGGTGGAGAAGAGACATATAATTTAAGAATAATGAATTCTTGTCCATTGATGAGGGGTTATTGTTGATATAGTTGAAAACATCATTTGTTGTGTATAATGtagttaatttataaatttattaggttATGTTTAGAGGAGAATGAGATGgactaattaaagtatttatgGATATAATTGAGACAATGAATTGTTAATTTTGAAGATGTAATTGATGATCGTGCATGCTCATAAAAACAGCCttctaataaaataataacaacATAAATATTAGTGTTTTTATAGTAAACTCAAATTTTAATGGTCATATAGTAACTAAAACATGATGCCATTTGAACAAAAAACAAAGTGTCTTCAGAAATGACACCAACAATGTATATCCCTCTAAAAatctgttttttttatttattttattttttttataaatgattatgaaaaaaaaaaaaattcaagaccCATAAATCAGCCATATCTAAATCAAAGACTGCAGAATCACTCTGCCCCATCAGTAGAAGGCAAATGATTCTGTGAAACATTCACTTTTGGTGTCTCACAGTTAAAAACAATCTCATCACCGGGTTTAAACTCTTTGAAGCAAGCTATCCTTCCAAGCTCTTCAACTTCTTCAATCACATTATCTAGCCTTGCTACTATCTCCACAAGCAAAGAAGCAAAAGCAGCAAATGGAAGTGCCTCTGAGAACTCAAGACTTGTGATTGCAATTTTACTCAATTGTGGCCTTAACACCTTCCTTTCAGCTTCTCTAGATTGCTCATTATTTGCTCTTTTTGTTTTCCATTCAAACAACGCAGAACTATCTGTCTTTACACTTGATAGTGACACTCCATGATCCTTTTCTTGCTTTTGTCTAGCATGTGCAGCTGCTAAGGCTAGCATGTTTGTGGCTTGGTTATGGTTGGAGCCTAGAAAAAGCCTTGGCTGTGATTTTATGGCAGTGTTAAGGTCTTGCAGTGCTTCGTGGAGATGATCGGAGAGTATCTCAGGAGAGCAATGACGGTGATTTCTTATGCTGTTGGCAAGTTCCACTAGTGCTTTGGAAACTTCACTAGCTACTCGAATGCATGGATCTTTGAAGAGGGCACGGCAAGATCTTGGGGTCTGatgaggaaatataattccaattaattaattatacgtAAAAAAATGTTTCACTGCTTAATCTTTGAGACTAGGAATTTTATTTTATCATCTTCGTACCTGAATTTCAGTTCGCAGACATCCATGAAGAGCTACAACAGTGTAACCGAAATGGCGAAGAACAGCTCCTAATTTCACATACTGCTGCCAAGGATACCTGCAGTGCCTTGAGTGCCTAGGCTCCCAACTTGCATGTAATGCCTGCTCAGCACCAAATGTTCAATAGCTAACCTACTAATAATTGGTGTCGATAAAAATTTCCTAAGAAAGCAGTAGATATGCATGCATATGAACTCACCAAAGTCTCATCTTGAGATTTTGAATCCAGAACATTCTTATAACCTTTGTAGATTGGATCCTCCGATGATTTATCTTGGGTATCTTCTTTCTCCACGTCACTAAAATATTCATTGACGCAAGCTACAATAATCTTTTCCACATCAGAATTACATAtataaactaataaaaataattgataacTTATTAGTCTAAACTCTAAACTACctgtatataaatatatatatgcaTACCTTCTATAGATTTAGCTAGACCTTCAAGCTTGGACACAGTGGAATTATGGAGATCTTCTCCCGACCAAATTGGGAAAACCAGCAGACTCATTAATAGGCAAATACCACAGCCAATGGCGATGGTGTAGAAGCGTTCATGCGCGATCTTTAGTACATTGCTAACGCGAAAGCTTGACACAGTTATCAAATTGAAGGTCAAGAGGAATATCACAACTCCATAATCATAATTCTTCTTGACATAAGGAAAGAACCTTATGTATGTAGCTGCAGCTCCTGCCAAATTCATAACGAAAGGCATGATTAATAAGGAAATTAGGCCATTGATTGAGATGATTAAACACCTTCTATACAATAATTAATTATGCTCTCTTTTACTGTTTTGTAAATCGGAAAAGGACAAAAATTGATACTTGCCTATAACAAAAACTGCAGCGCCGATGAAGATAGCTCGAAAGACGTTGCCAGTTTCTTGTGCAATGTACTTTATGCCAAATGCTAATGATCCTGCTAGAAGGGTCCCTAATCCTCTATTAAGTCCTTTAATCAATGTTGCACCTGCGTTGAACAATAATCACGATTACaatcaaggaaaaattgaagCCTACATGTAAGAGGAAACTTAAGCAGATCCAGAAAATCAACAAACCTGCTGTGAACTCAAGCACAACAACAACAGTCATCACAGCCCAAATGGCATTTTGTCCAATACCTTCAAACAATGGCTCTACCAGATACAACAAGGAGACTAACGTCAAGGCCAATCCAACTTTAAAAGCATGAATAACTCTTCGAGGATCATCTCGACCAACTCTCCAAGTTGTTTGCCATACAAAACCAGGAAACTTTTTGATTTTCTCATCTAAAACATGAATATTTTTCTCCCACCTCTCCTTGCTCGTGGCCATAATTTCCATTTCCTATTGCACTTGAGGAGACAAACCCTCTTCTATATATGCAACAAAGAAAAGATTTGATTAATGTAAACAATTATTTTGGGTGGCAATTTGGAGAGTTTTAGTGTGATATGAGAACTCAAACTTCGTGGGAGAAGCAAAGGGCTAACTTTATATGAAGAGGTGA
The Hevea brasiliensis isolate MT/VB/25A 57/8 chromosome 18, ASM3005281v1, whole genome shotgun sequence genome window above contains:
- the LOC110664059 gene encoding aluminum-activated malate transporter 12, whose translation is MEIMATSKERWEKNIHVLDEKIKKFPGFVWQTTWRVGRDDPRRVIHAFKVGLALTLVSLLYLVEPLFEGIGQNAIWAVMTVVVVLEFTAGATLIKGLNRGLGTLLAGSLAFGIKYIAQETGNVFRAIFIGAAVFVIGAAATYIRFFPYVKKNYDYGVVIFLLTFNLITVSSFRVSNVLKIAHERFYTIAIGCGICLLMSLLVFPIWSGEDLHNSTVSKLEGLAKSIEACVNEYFSDVEKEDTQDKSSEDPIYKGYKNVLDSKSQDETLALHASWEPRHSRHCRYPWQQYVKLGAVLRHFGYTVVALHGCLRTEIQTPRSCRALFKDPCIRVASEVSKALVELANSIRNHRHCSPEILSDHLHEALQDLNTAIKSQPRLFLGSNHNQATNMLALAAAHARQKQEKDHGVSLSSVKTDSSALFEWKTKRANNEQSREAERKVLRPQLSKIAITSLEFSEALPFAAFASLLVEIVARLDNVIEEVEELGRIACFKEFKPGDEIVFNCETPKVNVSQNHLPSTDGAE